CCCACAAAACTAAAAAACGTGACCTAGCAATTCTATCCACACAATTCAAACATCAACGACAGACACGATCCCATCATGATTTGTATGCTAATCCATGGTCGGTGCATCATGTGGACCAAACTCACTGTCTTGCTCCTATCACCGTCTTTTCTTTatcattcttctctctctttttcattttttttttcttttgcccctcTTCACCCACGACCCCATCGATGTCTGGTGCAAGGGTTTGGCCAGTCACATGGGAGAATCATTGATGAGCTTCGCGACAGTTCCTTAAAAGCTTGTTGATGACAGCGAGGATAATGTGCATAGCAAATTTTTAAagccaaaatatgaaaaatacaaggaaaaacataaaatttggaTATGCATGGACACGTATGTATGGGCATATTCCTTTTATGCACCTTTGCATTATGCAAAAGCATTGGGTTTATGCAAAAACTCGTTCTCCATTCAATAAAGCTTGTTTTATGCTCATTAATGCACCATATGTGCTCAAGGTGTTATATATATGTGGCCTGGAGAACGACCTTTTTGTGCTAACTGAAGCATAAGCTTTCACCTCCTTCCCTCCTCGTTcacctcactctctctccttttgatTTAGCTCTCTCTTCACGCTCGTAAGAAATATGGGGGGGATTGCATTTGGACGCTTTGATGATTCGTTCAGCTTAGGCTCCCTCAAGGCCTACTTGGCTGAGTTCATCTCCACCTTGCTCTTTGTGTTTGCTGGTGTTGGCTCAGCCATTGCTTATGGTCAGTCACACTTGACCCTCTTCCAAAAGCTTTACTTAATCTTATTTCTTCCATGTAAAAGCTTCCTTTTTTGCCTTGGACTTGAGGCACCAAATCTAGCTTGGCAATTACAAGGTCATGATaccctaaaaagaaaatgacccaGTTGGAAAAACATTGTAAAAACTGAAGAAGTGCACAACAAACAAGTGACGTTCTGgccttttcttgttcttgagtTGAAAATAACATGTTCTGTTTTGGATTGTGCTGTTACAGGGAAGTTGACATCAGATGCTGCTCTTGATCCATCTGGGCTAGTGGCAATAGCAATTTGCCATGCGTTTGCCCTCTTTGTTGCAGTTGCAGTGGGTGCAAATATCTCCGGTGGCCATGTCAATCCAGCTGTCACTTTCGGACTGGCTCTGGGTGGCCAGATCACCATCCTCACTGGCATCTTCTACTGGATTGCCCAGCTTGTTGGCGCCATAGTTGCTTGCTTGCTCCTCAAAGTTGTCACTGGAGGACTGGTAATTATGTCGTCTGATCTTGGAGTTTTTTTTGTCCCAAGTCCTGATCATACATATTTTCACTTGCATATGGTTTGGACCTGTAAAATTAACCTAACGAAATTGCATTTGACAGGTTGTGTCGTGAATATTGTCCTCAATGTCCTCAAACTAGGCAGAGTCGTGTTAATTTTGAGGCTTGATAACTTTATCACGTGTTATATTCATTGTCTCGTGTTGTatagttttcttctttcatttttttcttttaatttttaatttttgtgctTTTGGAGGGAGTGTCTTTCCGGACACAATCGTCACGAAAGCAGTTTCTGCAAGCAGACTAGCTTGtaccatttctttctttaagaTGAACTTTCTACTGTTTTATGTGAAGCCAAAAATGTACCCTTTATAGGCCAGCGCAAGCGAATGATTCATGTTCGGTTTAACTG
The window above is part of the Eucalyptus grandis isolate ANBG69807.140 chromosome 6, ASM1654582v1, whole genome shotgun sequence genome. Proteins encoded here:
- the LOC104449900 gene encoding aquaporin TIP2-1, which encodes MGGIAFGRFDDSFSLGSLKAYLAEFISTLLFVFAGVGSAIAYGKLTSDAALDPSGLVAIAICHAFALFVAVAVGANISGGHVNPAVTFGLALGGQITILTGIFYWIAQLVGAIVACLLLKVVTGGLAVPVHSLAAGVGAIEGVVMEIIITFALVYCVYATAADPKKGSLGIVAPIAIGFIVGANILAAGPFSGGSMNPARSFGPAVVSGDFHDNWIYWVGPLIGGGLAGLIYGNVFMHSDHAPLVNEF